The following proteins are encoded in a genomic region of Streptomyces sp. SLBN-31:
- the lepB gene encoding signal peptidase I, protein MGDVAVGARSGHDGEEHRGRPAEAIPAADSAVTSGSDSGTGEDGTVPGEQTRTDGDGPGDSTPRAKKQRSFWKELPILIGIALVLALLIKTFLVQAFSIPSDSMQNTLQQGDRVLVDKLTPWFGSEPERGEVVVFHDPDNWLAGEPTPNPNPVQKVLSWIGLMPSAEEKDLIKRVIGVGGDTVSCKGTGPLKVNGKALDDKSFVYAGNTPCSVDDQGGQFSVKVPKGYIWVMGDHRQNSRDSRYNQNDKHHGMVPVKDVVGRAIVIAWPLNRWDTLPIPDTFDQTGINDKSSASAALTVAPNAVALVGVVPVALWRRRKASAAETR, encoded by the coding sequence GTGGGGGATGTGGCGGTTGGCGCACGGTCCGGACACGACGGCGAGGAGCATCGCGGGCGCCCCGCGGAAGCCATCCCGGCCGCGGACAGCGCCGTGACCTCCGGGAGTGACTCCGGTACCGGCGAGGACGGCACCGTGCCCGGCGAGCAGACCAGGACGGACGGCGACGGGCCGGGCGACTCGACGCCCAGGGCGAAGAAGCAGCGCTCCTTCTGGAAGGAGCTGCCCATCCTGATCGGCATCGCGCTGGTCCTGGCGCTGCTGATCAAGACCTTCCTCGTGCAGGCGTTCTCGATCCCCTCGGACTCGATGCAGAACACCCTCCAGCAGGGCGACCGGGTCCTGGTCGACAAGCTCACCCCCTGGTTCGGCTCCGAGCCCGAGCGCGGCGAGGTCGTCGTCTTCCACGACCCCGACAACTGGCTGGCCGGTGAGCCCACGCCCAACCCGAACCCGGTGCAGAAGGTCCTCAGCTGGATCGGCCTGATGCCGTCCGCGGAGGAGAAGGACCTCATCAAGCGCGTCATCGGCGTCGGCGGCGACACGGTCTCCTGCAAGGGCACCGGCCCGCTGAAGGTCAACGGCAAGGCGCTGGACGACAAGTCGTTCGTCTACGCCGGCAACACCCCGTGCAGCGTCGACGACCAGGGCGGGCAGTTCTCCGTGAAGGTCCCCAAGGGCTACATCTGGGTCATGGGCGACCACCGCCAGAACTCGCGCGACTCCCGTTACAACCAGAACGACAAGCACCACGGCATGGTCCCGGTGAAGGACGTCGTGGGCCGCGCCATCGTCATCGCCTGGCCGCTCAACCGCTGGGACACCCTGCCGATCCCGGACACCTTCGACCAGACCGGCATCAACGACAAGTCCTCGGCCTCCGCCGCCCTCACGGTCGCGCCGAACGCCGTCGCCCTCGTCGGCGTCGTGCCGGTCGCGCTGTGGCGTCGTAGGAAGGCCTCGGCGGCCGAGACCCGCTGA
- the lepB gene encoding signal peptidase I: MGGESTTRTAPRSGGKSTGPVGSKAGQRLSGLAVALGIVLFLGGFGWGAVVYRPYTVPTTSMTPTIDAGDRVLAERVDGGEVRRGDVVVFNDKSWVTNASVVKRVVAVGGDTVSCCTDGKLTVNGKQIDEGYLKGGAVEDKKIPAVKVPQGRLFLLGDERSGSLDSSAHLSDAAQGTVARSAVTARVDAVAWPMKGMLERPTGFETLGALSTPGPLRVIATLIVVGGVLVLGGGAYGPIAKRLGNRRARTRTEPVGAR; this comes from the coding sequence ATGGGTGGCGAGAGCACGACACGTACGGCACCGCGCAGCGGTGGCAAGAGCACGGGCCCGGTGGGCAGCAAGGCCGGACAGCGACTGTCCGGACTGGCCGTCGCACTGGGCATCGTGCTGTTCCTCGGCGGCTTCGGCTGGGGAGCGGTGGTGTACCGGCCGTACACGGTGCCCACCACCTCGATGACACCGACCATCGACGCCGGTGACCGGGTGCTGGCCGAGCGCGTCGACGGCGGCGAGGTACGCCGGGGCGACGTCGTCGTCTTCAACGACAAGAGCTGGGTGACCAACGCCTCCGTGGTCAAGCGCGTGGTGGCCGTCGGCGGTGACACCGTCTCCTGCTGCACCGACGGCAAGCTGACCGTCAACGGCAAGCAGATCGACGAGGGGTACCTCAAGGGCGGCGCCGTCGAGGACAAGAAGATCCCGGCCGTGAAGGTCCCCCAGGGCCGCCTGTTCCTGCTCGGCGACGAGCGCTCGGGCTCCCTGGACTCCTCCGCCCACCTCAGCGACGCCGCCCAGGGCACCGTCGCGCGCTCCGCCGTGACCGCCCGCGTGGACGCCGTCGCCTGGCCCATGAAGGGCATGCTGGAGCGCCCGACCGGCTTCGAGACGCTCGGCGCGCTGTCCACGCCGGGACCGCTGCGGGTGATCGCCACCCTCATCGTCGTCGGGGGCGTCCTGGTCCTCGGTGGCGGGGCCTACGGCCCGATCGCCAAGCGGCTGGGCAACCGCCGCGCCCGCACACGGACGGAGCCCGTGGGTGCCCGCTGA
- a CDS encoding NUDIX hydrolase has translation MPAEATDAHEDSSPGGLRRVARVVLLDPEDRILLLHGHEPDDPADDWWFTPGGGLEGEESREEAALRELAEETGITEVELGPVLWRRMCSFPFAGRRWDQDEWYFLARTDRTETRATALTELERRSVAGARWWTCAELSRAHETVYPTRLAELLSRLLDEGPPARPVTLDPEVVQ, from the coding sequence GTGCCCGCTGAGGCGACCGACGCGCACGAGGACTCCTCCCCGGGCGGACTGCGCAGGGTCGCCCGGGTCGTCCTGCTGGACCCCGAGGACCGCATCCTGCTGCTGCACGGCCACGAGCCGGACGATCCGGCCGACGACTGGTGGTTCACGCCGGGCGGCGGACTGGAGGGCGAGGAGAGTCGTGAAGAGGCCGCCTTGCGGGAACTCGCCGAGGAGACCGGAATCACCGAGGTCGAGCTCGGACCGGTGCTGTGGCGGCGGATGTGCTCGTTCCCGTTCGCCGGACGACGCTGGGACCAGGACGAGTGGTACTTCCTGGCCCGTACGGACCGGACGGAGACGCGGGCCACGGCCCTGACGGAGCTGGAGCGGCGCAGCGTGGCCGGTGCGCGGTGGTGGACGTGTGCGGAACTGAGCCGGGCACATGAGACGGTGTATCCGACCAGACTCGCCGAGCTGCTGAGCCGGCTGCTCGACGAAGGTCCCCCGGCCAGGCCCGTGACCCTCGATCCGGAAGTCGTTCAGTGA